Within Raineyella sp. W15-4, the genomic segment GACCCTCGACCGGGCGCTGCAGCTGTCCTGCAACACCGCCTTCGCCAATGTCGCGATCAAGCTCGGCGACAACGCACTGCGCCAGCAGGCGGAGAAGTTCGGCTGGAACTTCCAGCTCGGCGACGTGGGCGGTGTCGCCGCCCGGTTCCCGGCCAACCCGGATCCGGCCCAGACCGGCCTGAGCGGCATCGGCCAGTACGATGTGGCCTCCAACCCCCTGCACATGGCGATGGTCTCGGCGGCCATCGCCAACGACGGCAAGCTGATGACGCCGTACGTGGTGCAGACCGTCCGTGCCGCCGACCTGACCGCACTGAGCACCACGAAACCCAAGGAGCTGTCCCAGGCCATGAGCGCCGCGAACGCCCAGCAGCTGCAGGGCATGATGGTCAACGTCGTCAACAGCGGCACCGGCACCAGCGCCCAGATCAACGGGGTGAGGGTCGGTGGCAAGACCGGCACCGCCCAGACGACGGCGGACAAGCCGCCGTACGCCTGGTTCACGGCGTTCGCCGAGAAGAACAACCGCAAGATCGCCGTCGCCGTCTTCGTCGAATCCGCCAACGTCCCGCGATCGGAGGTCGGGGGCAACGTGGTTGCCGCACCGATCGCCAAGAGCGTGATCCAGGCACTCCTGTGAGCCCGGAAGGTCAACTGACAATGGACACCCAACCCACGATCCTCGGTGGCCGCTACCAGCTCGGCCCGACGCTGGGACGCGGCGGCATGGCGGAGGTCAACCGGGCCCGCGACCTGCGACTGCAGCGTGACGTGGCGATCAAGCGGCTGCGGATCGACCTCGCCTCCGACCCGACGTTCCAGGCCCGGTTCCGCCGCGAGGCGCACTCGGCGGCCGGCCTCAACCACCCCAACATCGTCGCCGTCTACGACACCGACGAGGAGCGCGATCCGGTCTCCGGCCAGGTCGTGCCCTACATCGTGATGGAGCTGGTCGAGGGCCGTACGCTGCGCCAGGTGATGAACTCCGGTGAGGCGTTCACCTCGGAACGGGCCCTGGAGATCACCCAGGGCGTGCTCGACGCGCTGGGCTACTCCCATCGCGCCGGGATCGTGCACCGTGACATCAAGCCGGGCAACGTCATGCTGACCGATGCCGGCGGCCAGGTGAAGGTGATGGACTTCGGTATCGCCCGCGCTGTCGCCGACACCCAGGCGACGATGACCCAGACCGCCGCAGTGATCGGCACCGCCCAGTACCTCTCCCCCGAGCAGGCCCGCGGCGAGAAGGTCGGCTTCCGGTCCGACCTCTACTCCACCGGCTGCCTGCTCTTCGAGCTGCTCACCGGCCGGCCGCCGTTCGTCGGGGACTCGCCGGTCTCGGTCGCCTACCAGCACGTCCGCGAGCACGCCTCCGCCCCCTCCACGATCGTACCGACGATCAGCCCCGACATCGACGCGCTGGTGCTGAAGGCGCTGGAGAAGGACCCCGACCGGCGTTACCAGACCGCCCGGGAGTTCCACGACGACATCGCCCGGGTGCTGGCCGGGCAGCACCCGCTCGCGCTGGCCGGTGCCGCGACCGCGGCGACCGCCGCGATGACCGCCACCGCGGTCGGCGGCCTGGCGCCGGTGGAGGCCGCGGTGCCCACCCGGGCGATGGAGACCGTGCCGCCGGGTGAGGAGGCGGCGCTGTCCACCAGCCCGCAGCGGGCCCTGGTCGACCCCGAGGCCGCCGCGGCGGACGACACCGCCCGGCGGCACCGCCGCCGGAACATCTGGATCGTGGTGGCGGTGGTGCTCGTCGCGCTGCTCGCCGGCGGCGGCATCTGGGCCGCGAACGGCGGCCTGACGCCGAAGCAGTCCGTCCCGAACGTGGTGGGCAAGACCCAGGTGGTGGCGGAGGAACTGCTCAAGGCCCAGGGCCTGACCTCCAAGGTCGATGTCACCGAGGGGCCGGCCGGCGCCACCGTCGGCACCGTCACCGCCCAGGACCCGCCCGGCGGCAGCAAGCTGGCCCAGGGCGGCCTGGTCACCCTGACCGTCAACGGCGGCCCGGCGACCACGGCGATCCCCGACGGGCTGGTCGGCCAACAGCTGACCAAGGTCCAGGCCCAGCTCAAGTCCGCCGGGTTCACCAACGTCACCACGGTCGCCGCCGACTCCTCCCGGCCCTCCGGCGAGGTGCTCAGCGTCGACCCGGCGTCCGGTACGAAGGTGGTGCCGGACACCCAGATCACCGTGACGTACGCCTCGGGAAAGGTGACGATGCCCGACTGGTCGGGGTTCAACCGGCAGGCCGTGATGTCCGACGCGGCCGGGCTCGGCCTGACCAACGTCACCTTCACCGAGCAGACGTCCAACGCCTCGGTGGGCACCGTGATCTCCCAGAGCCCCTCCGCGGGCAGCAAGGTCTCCCGGGACGCTGCGGTCACCGTGGTGCTCGCCAAGGCCCCCCAGCCGACCGCGCCGCCGACCACCACCTCGTCGTCGCCGGCGTCCCCTTCGGCGACGACGACGGCCAGCCCGGCCAGCGACAGCTCCGGCAACGGCAACGGCCGGAACAAGAACAATGGCTGACCCGGCCGGCGTCCGGATCCTCGTCGTCGACAACTACGACTCGTTCGTCTACAACATCGTCCAGTACCTCGCCCGGATCGGTGCCACCGTGACGGTGTGGCGCAACGACGACCCGCGCCTCGAGGCCGCCGGCTGGGCCGACCCCTTCGACGGGATCCTGCTCTCGCCCGGCCCCGGCACGCCGGCCGCCGCCGGCCGCTGCATCCCGATCATCCGGGAGCAGGCGGGCCGGACGCCGATCTTCGGCGTCTGCCTGGGCATGCAGGCGATCGGCGAGGCGTACGGCGCCACCGTCGACCGGGCCCCCGAGCTGCGCCACGGTAAGACCTCACCGATCCACCACGGTGGCGCCGGCTGCCTGGCCGGGCTGCCGGACCCGTTCACCGCGACCCGCTACCACTCCCTGGCCGTGCTGCCGCAGACCGTCCCGGACGTCCTCGAGGTCACCGCGACCACCGCCGACGGGGTGGTGATGGCGCTGCGGCACCGCGAACTCGCCGTGGAGGGCACCCAGTTCCACCCGGAATCGGTGCTCAGCGAGGGCGGCTACCGGATCTTCGCCAACTGGCTGGCGGTCTGCGGTGACGCCGATGCCCCGGAACGGGCGGCCGGGCTGACCCCGCTGGTCGACCTGGCCTGACCCGGGCCGCCGGTCCGGCCGGGGACCGATGCCTAGCGCGGCGAGGCGGTGGCGCTCGGCGAGCCGATCGCCGTGGCATAGGACAGCTCGGTGCCACCGGTGTAGGCGGGCAGGTGCAGGGCGTCCTCGCGCCGCTCCTGGTATCCCAGCCCGTACGCCGCGACGTAGTCCTGGTAGTTATGGACGTACGTCGAGGACGACAGCGCCGCCTCCAGCATCGCCGGGTCGCCGATCGCCTGGATCCGGTACGGCGGGGCGTACGGGATGCCCTGGAGCACCACAGTGTTGCCGACGCACTTGATGCCGGTGGTGGAGATCACCCGCTGGCCCTGGATCATCATCCCCTCGGCGCCGCCCTCCCAGAGGGCGTTCACGAAGGCCTGGATGTCCTGTTGGTGCACCACCAGCAGGTCGGGGTCGAGCCCGGGCGGGGCCACCGAGGCCGGGGCATCGTCGAGCACCACAGTCACCCCCGGTCCGGTCAGCGGCACGGTCTGGGCGGCCTGCGCGGCGTCGGAGAGCCGGCCGGGGTCCACGCCGGTGCCGGCACGACTGCTGAGCCGGTCGACCTCGGCCCGGGTGCTGGAGACCTGCTGGGCGAGCACCGCATTGCGCTGCGAGCCGGCCCGCACCATCGAGATCAGGTCGGTGTTGCGCCCACCGCGCAGGTCGGTGCCCCGGGCGAGTGCGGCGCTCAGGCCGATCAGGTAGCCGGCCAGCACGCAGATGGCCACCGTCGCGGCGCCGGCGGCGGCCATCCGGACCGTACGCCGCGGCCGGTCCG encodes:
- the pknB gene encoding Stk1 family PASTA domain-containing Ser/Thr kinase; this encodes MDTQPTILGGRYQLGPTLGRGGMAEVNRARDLRLQRDVAIKRLRIDLASDPTFQARFRREAHSAAGLNHPNIVAVYDTDEERDPVSGQVVPYIVMELVEGRTLRQVMNSGEAFTSERALEITQGVLDALGYSHRAGIVHRDIKPGNVMLTDAGGQVKVMDFGIARAVADTQATMTQTAAVIGTAQYLSPEQARGEKVGFRSDLYSTGCLLFELLTGRPPFVGDSPVSVAYQHVREHASAPSTIVPTISPDIDALVLKALEKDPDRRYQTAREFHDDIARVLAGQHPLALAGAATAATAAMTATAVGGLAPVEAAVPTRAMETVPPGEEAALSTSPQRALVDPEAAAADDTARRHRRRNIWIVVAVVLVALLAGGGIWAANGGLTPKQSVPNVVGKTQVVAEELLKAQGLTSKVDVTEGPAGATVGTVTAQDPPGGSKLAQGGLVTLTVNGGPATTAIPDGLVGQQLTKVQAQLKSAGFTNVTTVAADSSRPSGEVLSVDPASGTKVVPDTQITVTYASGKVTMPDWSGFNRQAVMSDAAGLGLTNVTFTEQTSNASVGTVISQSPSAGSKVSRDAAVTVVLAKAPQPTAPPTTTSSSPASPSATTTASPASDSSGNGNGRNKNNG
- a CDS encoding aminodeoxychorismate/anthranilate synthase component II, translated to MADPAGVRILVVDNYDSFVYNIVQYLARIGATVTVWRNDDPRLEAAGWADPFDGILLSPGPGTPAAAGRCIPIIREQAGRTPIFGVCLGMQAIGEAYGATVDRAPELRHGKTSPIHHGGAGCLAGLPDPFTATRYHSLAVLPQTVPDVLEVTATTADGVVMALRHRELAVEGTQFHPESVLSEGGYRIFANWLAVCGDADAPERAAGLTPLVDLA
- a CDS encoding DUF881 domain-containing protein, translating into MTEPTLLDTARTGARRLRALLTHRGDGADRPRRTVRMAAAGAATVAICVLAGYLIGLSAALARGTDLRGGRNTDLISMVRAGSQRNAVLAQQVSSTRAEVDRLSSRAGTGVDPGRLSDAAQAAQTVPLTGPGVTVVLDDAPASVAPPGLDPDLLVVHQQDIQAFVNALWEGGAEGMMIQGQRVISTTGIKCVGNTVVLQGIPYAPPYRIQAIGDPAMLEAALSSSTYVHNYQDYVAAYGLGYQERREDALHLPAYTGGTELSYATAIGSPSATASPR